A portion of the Phocoena sinus isolate mPhoSin1 chromosome 9, mPhoSin1.pri, whole genome shotgun sequence genome contains these proteins:
- the LOC116759689 gene encoding LOW QUALITY PROTEIN: hypoxanthine-guanine phosphoribosyltransferase-like (The sequence of the model RefSeq protein was modified relative to this genomic sequence to represent the inferred CDS: deleted 1 base in 1 codon) — MVSWDDKAQVLKSPARAPAGSRSPSVIVNDDEPGYDLDVYCIPNRYAEDLEKVFILHGLIMDRTERLARDVMKEMGGHHIVALCVLKGGYKFFADLLDYIKALKRNSDRSIPMTVDFSRLKSYCNDQSTGDIKVIGGDDLSTLTGKNVLIVEDIIDAGRTVQTLLSLVKQHNPQMLKVASLPVKRTPQSVACRPDFVGFEIPDRFVVGYALDYNDYFKDLNRVCVISETGKGKYQA, encoded by the exons CCCGCGCACCAGCTGGCTCCCGCAGCCCCAGCGTCATAGTTAATGATGATGAGCCAGGTTATGACCTAGATGTATATTGTATACCTAATCGT TATGCTGAGGATTTGGAAAAGGTGTTTATTCTTCATGGACTAATTATGGACAGGACCGAACGGCTGGCTCGAGATGTGATGAAGGAGATGGGAGGCCATCACATCGTGGCCCTCTGTGTGCTCAAGGGGGGCTACAAATTCTTTGCTGACCTGCTGGATTACATCAAAGCACTGAAGAGAAATAGTGACAGATCTATACCTATGACTGTAGATTTTAGTAGACTGAAGAGCTACTGTAATGACCAGTCAACAGGTGACATAAAAGTAATTGGTGGAGATGATCTCTCAACTTTAACTGGAAAGAATGTCTTGATTGTTGAAGATATAATTGACGCTGGTAGAACAGTGCAAACCTTGCTTTCCTTGGTCAAGCAGCataatccacagatgctcaaggtTGCAAGCTTGCCTGTTAAAAGGACCCCTCAAAGTGTTGCATGTAGACCAGACTTTGTTGGATTTGAAATTCCAGACAGGTTTGTTGTAGGATATGCCCTTGACTATAATGACTACTTCAAGGATTTGAATCGTGTTTGTGTGATTAGTgaaactggaaaaggaaaataCCAAGCCTAA